In Clostridium sporogenes, one genomic interval encodes:
- a CDS encoding SEC-C metal-binding domain-containing protein, which produces MNCNNMSKLNEKNNLETLLNNLTKNDLTDIRKSLDVKGASKLNKKELIEVLENKLKNNLNEVISNIGFYEYIFLDRYFDEIEYINKNTNKFDNAITDLKKKGIIFQIDEDKDKVVIPEELKDNIKENFIKEEEFNLGFYISKDILKVVQVLLHYYGALSLEELYKIIHSMSSNLNYGKDKNIEIEFDRSYLTNLLSDNNRSYYGIKKQDNIYYVEDMINLSYVLQGHKAIQYLDYKELSINYIRKFNKEEFYIKPLEKLKKYMKENLNIKEEKLNELMYSTSCLMKNAFSVDYIFEDIKGRIYLKNEEIERDIKDIITEINNNIEKWCLRGHSITEIKLKEDKMYEKVEKVNYKGKIGRNDPCPCGSGKKYKKCCLNK; this is translated from the coding sequence GTGAATTGTAATAACATGTCGAAATTAAATGAAAAAAACAATTTAGAAACATTATTAAATAATTTAACTAAAAATGATTTAACAGATATAAGAAAATCCTTAGATGTAAAAGGAGCAAGTAAATTAAATAAAAAGGAACTAATTGAGGTTTTAGAAAATAAGTTGAAAAATAATTTAAATGAAGTAATAAGTAATATTGGCTTCTATGAATATATTTTTTTAGATAGATATTTTGATGAGATAGAATATATAAATAAAAATACAAATAAATTTGATAATGCAATTACTGATTTAAAGAAAAAAGGCATAATATTTCAAATAGATGAGGACAAAGATAAAGTTGTTATACCAGAAGAATTAAAAGATAATATAAAAGAAAACTTCATAAAAGAGGAAGAATTTAACTTAGGATTTTATATATCAAAGGATATACTTAAAGTAGTTCAAGTTTTGCTTCATTATTATGGAGCCCTAAGTTTAGAAGAATTATATAAAATTATACATAGTATGTCTTCCAACTTAAATTATGGAAAAGATAAAAATATAGAAATAGAATTTGATAGAAGCTACTTAACTAATCTATTAAGTGATAATAATAGAAGTTATTATGGAATAAAGAAACAAGATAATATTTATTATGTGGAAGATATGATTAATTTATCTTATGTGCTACAAGGACATAAAGCAATACAATATTTAGATTACAAAGAGTTAAGTATTAATTATATAAGAAAATTTAATAAAGAAGAATTTTACATAAAGCCACTAGAAAAACTAAAAAAATATATGAAAGAAAATCTAAATATTAAGGAAGAAAAGTTAAATGAACTAATGTATTCTACAAGTTGCCTTATGAAAAATGCTTTTTCTGTAGATTATATATTTGAAGATATAAAAGGAAGAATATATTTGAAGAATGAGGAAATAGAAAGAGACATAAAAGATATTATAACTGAAATAAATAATAATATTGAAAAATGGTGTTTAAGAGGTCACAGTATAACTGAAATAAAATTAAAAGAAGATAAAATGTATGAAAAAGTGGAAAAAGTTAATTATAAGGGTAAAATAGGTAGAAATGATCCATGTCCTTGTGGTAGTGGTAAAAAGTATAAAAAATGTTGTTTAAATAAGTAG
- the mscL gene encoding large-conductance mechanosensitive channel protein MscL: MKNIIEEFKDFAVKGNAVELAVGVVIGGAFGKIVTSLVEDIIMPLVGLLIGGIDFTNLKFTMSFSEKTVVSVKYGNFIQAAVNFLIISFSIFLFIKLINKFKKKEEEVKEEPKISNEEILLTEIRDLLKENRS, translated from the coding sequence TTGAAAAATATAATTGAAGAATTTAAAGACTTTGCAGTAAAAGGAAATGCTGTGGAATTAGCAGTAGGTGTGGTTATAGGTGGAGCTTTCGGTAAAATAGTAACTTCCTTAGTAGAGGATATTATAATGCCTTTAGTAGGATTGTTAATAGGTGGCATAGATTTTACTAATTTAAAATTTACAATGAGCTTTTCAGAAAAAACAGTAGTTTCTGTAAAATACGGTAATTTTATACAAGCGGCAGTAAACTTTTTAATAATCTCATTTTCTATTTTTTTGTTTATTAAATTAATAAATAAATTCAAGAAAAAGGAAGAGGAAGTAAAAGAAGAACCTAAAATAAGTAATGAAGAAATATTATTAACAGAAATAAGAGATTTGTTAAAGGAAAATAGATCCTAA
- a CDS encoding GntR family transcriptional regulator, which yields MKIKFDDKIAIYIQIMNYVKQNIVNGSFHLGDKLPSVREFSKELTVNPNTLQRAYQELEREGIIFTQRGMGSFISKDKKIIERLKEEMSREIVQNFLEGIKKIGFKKEEILNLVRKELEKEDINNG from the coding sequence TTGAAAATTAAATTCGATGATAAAATAGCAATATATATTCAGATAATGAATTATGTAAAACAAAATATAGTTAATGGTAGCTTTCATTTGGGAGATAAACTTCCATCTGTTAGAGAATTTTCTAAAGAGCTTACTGTTAATCCAAATACATTACAAAGAGCTTATCAGGAATTAGAACGAGAAGGTATAATTTTTACTCAACGGGGAATGGGATCCTTTATTAGTAAAGATAAAAAAATAATAGAAAGGCTAAAAGAGGAAATGAGTAGAGAAATAGTGCAAAATTTTTTAGAAGGTATAAAGAAAATAGGTTTTAAAAAAGAAGAAATATTAAATTTAGTGAGAAAGGAATTAGAAAAGGAGGATATAAATAATGGATAA
- a CDS encoding methyl-accepting chemotaxis protein yields MKNKSIKRIISTLLIFVALIPILIVGIYTNYSQTKSLKSNFESTTKNSVLSFQAMIAQKNKNNMESINTLVNDGNAKNLLKNKDNANWLFYALEAFRSSHSEITNVYLGTVKGNTIFSPKTDVVNSIDPRTRPWYKKAVEMKGDPIITEPYKDTAGTNSLMVTIAKAVMDEKDSLVGVIGMDIKLDDLSAIAKNTKIGKEGFVVLVDKNGSIIGHKDKEKLNKNIKDLNWPKEIVNKGIIDKVKINGKEYKVITEKDGATSWSIVGFLPYSEIQSELNKYYRMIVTISLLSLAGALAIGAVFSKKIINPIRKIEDALACMKNGDFTQSIDKGETSIYEMELIMDGINIVREETVKILDSLKSVSSDVKESSDILKDITEQSEMAGNEIVQVVQNIADATSDQAQSMEGSLNSISDLSDKVENSMENSKEMVKESDIVRNIIKDSGQAVKGLKNKFELNSKSNQELANKIDTLAESSNQISMITETIQSITEQTSLLALNASIESARAGEAGKGFAVVAEEVRKLAEQSSTSASEIERVISNINKEVKDILDKMYETIELEKDTKDKINITDNAFNTIRESIDKLEESIRNVNESQKIIYNNKNDILNKINEASSVSEEIAATTEEITASAEEQAAGLKEVVGSAEKLNSYSDTLNSLVKQFKI; encoded by the coding sequence ATGAAAAACAAAAGTATAAAACGTATAATTTCGACTTTACTTATATTTGTAGCTTTAATTCCTATATTAATTGTTGGTATATATACTAATTATTCACAAACTAAAAGTCTAAAAAGTAATTTTGAATCAACAACAAAGAATTCCGTACTTAGTTTCCAAGCTATGATAGCACAAAAAAATAAAAATAATATGGAATCAATTAACACTTTGGTTAATGATGGTAATGCTAAAAATTTACTCAAAAATAAGGATAATGCTAATTGGCTTTTCTATGCATTAGAGGCCTTTAGAAGTTCTCATTCTGAAATTACAAATGTTTATCTAGGAACAGTTAAAGGAAATACTATATTTTCACCTAAAACTGATGTAGTTAATAGCATTGATCCAAGAACAAGGCCTTGGTATAAGAAGGCAGTTGAAATGAAAGGAGACCCTATTATTACAGAACCATACAAAGATACAGCAGGTACCAATAGTTTAATGGTAACTATAGCTAAAGCTGTTATGGATGAGAAGGATTCTTTAGTTGGAGTAATTGGTATGGACATAAAATTAGATGATTTATCTGCCATTGCTAAAAATACTAAGATTGGTAAAGAAGGCTTTGTGGTATTAGTTGATAAAAATGGTTCAATTATAGGGCATAAAGACAAAGAAAAATTAAATAAAAATATAAAAGATTTAAATTGGCCTAAAGAAATAGTAAATAAGGGAATTATAGATAAAGTAAAAATTAATGGAAAAGAGTATAAAGTCATAACAGAAAAAGATGGAGCAACATCCTGGAGCATTGTAGGATTTTTACCTTATAGTGAGATACAATCTGAACTTAATAAATATTATAGAATGATAGTTACAATATCCCTTTTATCTTTAGCAGGAGCGTTAGCAATAGGAGCAGTATTCTCTAAAAAAATAATAAATCCTATAAGAAAAATAGAGGATGCATTAGCCTGTATGAAGAATGGAGATTTTACCCAGAGCATAGATAAGGGTGAAACTTCAATTTATGAGATGGAATTAATAATGGATGGAATTAATATAGTGAGAGAAGAAACAGTAAAAATTTTAGATAGTCTTAAAAGTGTTTCTTCTGATGTAAAAGAGTCTTCAGATATTTTAAAAGATATAACAGAGCAATCAGAAATGGCAGGAAATGAAATAGTACAAGTAGTACAAAATATAGCAGATGCAACTTCAGATCAAGCTCAGTCTATGGAAGGAAGTTTAAATTCTATAAGTGATTTATCAGATAAAGTAGAAAATTCTATGGAAAATTCTAAGGAAATGGTCAAAGAATCTGATATAGTTAGAAATATTATAAAGGATAGTGGACAAGCTGTAAAAGGGTTAAAAAATAAATTTGAATTAAATTCTAAATCAAACCAGGAATTAGCTAATAAAATTGATACATTAGCAGAAAGTTCAAATCAAATAAGTATGATAACAGAGACAATACAATCTATAACAGAACAAACCTCTTTATTAGCACTTAATGCTAGTATAGAATCTGCAAGGGCAGGAGAAGCAGGAAAAGGATTTGCAGTAGTTGCAGAAGAGGTAAGGAAGCTTGCAGAACAATCTTCAACTTCAGCTTCAGAAATAGAAAGGGTTATTTCTAACATAAATAAAGAAGTAAAAGATATACTAGATAAAATGTATGAAACTATAGAACTTGAAAAGGATACTAAGGACAAAATTAATATTACAGATAATGCATTTAATACTATAAGAGAATCTATAGATAAATTAGAAGAAAGCATAAGAAATGTTAATGAATCACAAAAAATTATATATAATAATAAAAATGATATATTAAATAAAATAAATGAGGCATCCTCTGTTTCTGAGGAAATAGCAGCAACTACTGAAGAAATAACTGCATCAGCAGAGGAACAGGCAGCAGGACTTAAAGAGGTAGTAGGATCTGCAGAAAAATTAAATTCTTATTCAGATACATTAAATTCACTAGTAAAACAATTTAAGATATAA
- a CDS encoding ABC transporter ATP-binding protein: protein MDKILTCSNLKKGYFNKNALNGLAMEVKKGKIVGLLGPNGSGKTTFLKIAAGILRYSSGEILIDGEAPGVSTKAKVAYLPDKNFLYKWMKIKDAVGFYKDFYKDFDEKKCNELLEFMNLDKESKVTSLSKGMLEKLLLTLTLSRKAKLYLLDEPLGGVDPVSRDKILDAIVNNYSEDSTIIVTTHLVNDIERIFDEVFFISEGEIALSGIAEELRMEKGMSIDELYKEVFQ, encoded by the coding sequence ATGGATAAGATATTGACTTGTTCTAATTTAAAGAAAGGTTATTTTAATAAAAATGCATTAAATGGACTTGCGATGGAAGTAAAGAAGGGAAAAATAGTAGGATTATTAGGACCTAACGGCAGTGGAAAAACCACATTTTTAAAAATAGCAGCAGGAATATTAAGATATAGTTCAGGAGAAATATTAATAGATGGAGAGGCTCCAGGGGTAAGCACAAAGGCTAAAGTTGCATATTTACCAGATAAGAACTTTTTGTATAAATGGATGAAAATAAAAGATGCTGTAGGGTTTTATAAAGATTTTTACAAAGATTTTGATGAGAAAAAATGTAACGAACTTTTAGAATTTATGAATTTAGATAAAGAAAGTAAGGTTACTTCACTATCTAAAGGTATGCTTGAAAAATTACTTCTTACATTAACCTTATCTAGAAAAGCAAAATTATATTTATTAGATGAACCTTTAGGTGGAGTAGATCCAGTAAGCAGAGATAAAATATTAGATGCTATAGTAAATAATTATAGTGAAGATAGCACTATTATAGTTACTACTCATTTAGTTAATGATATAGAAAGAATTTTTGATGAGGTTTTCTTTATATCTGAGGGAGAGATAGCATTAAGCGGTATAGCAGAAGAACTTAGAATGGAAAAAGGAATGTCTATAGATGAATTATATAAGGAGGTATTTCAATAA
- the cplR gene encoding ABC-F type ribosomal protection protein CplR (Contributes to intrinsic pleuromutilin, lincosamide and streptogramin A resistance.) — MVLIKLDKVKKYYEDKLILDIDNLEIKENSRIGIVGENGAGKTTLIKVILGELDIDEGKVFSHANYSYISQSENYAGSCDDGRIKSILGAPDNYNEFLSGGEKVKISINQALSSNSNFLIADEPTANLDTNTIKSIEKLISEYKGGLLLVSHDRDFLNNLCDNILEIENGKVKLYKCGYSKYLKLKAEEREIEKREYEEYITEKKRLEKAMMVKENQRDSIRKAPKRMGNSEARLFKMGDQKSKKHLDGNIKSLKSRINHLEVKEKPISSKDIKIKITEGNKIPSKTVIEVKNLDLYIGDKLLIKDGNFKIKNGKKAAIIGENGCGKTTLIKEILRRDTENIRLSKYISIGYFDQDQDILDKDKTILDNIKSTSSYDESFMRIQLAGFGFKGDTIYKNVSILSGGERVKVALCKIILSDTNTLILDEPTNYLDIKSIEALEKALINTDKTIVMISHDRSFISSICNYIIEIKDTKLNCFSGTYTDFTEEKVNYETKKQENHSEREKKGNLLILENRLSKIISEISLEKDLTIKEKLNEEYIKLLNDIKLLKK; from the coding sequence ATGGTATTAATAAAATTAGATAAAGTAAAAAAATATTATGAAGATAAATTAATTTTAGATATAGACAATTTAGAAATAAAAGAAAATAGCAGAATCGGAATTGTTGGAGAAAATGGTGCTGGTAAAACAACTCTTATTAAAGTTATTTTAGGTGAACTAGATATTGATGAGGGAAAAGTATTTTCTCATGCTAATTATTCATATATAAGCCAAAGTGAAAATTATGCTGGCTCCTGCGATGATGGCAGAATCAAGAGTATATTAGGCGCACCAGATAATTATAATGAATTTTTATCCGGTGGAGAAAAGGTGAAAATTAGTATTAATCAAGCTCTTAGTTCTAATAGCAACTTTCTTATAGCAGATGAGCCAACAGCTAATCTTGACACTAATACTATAAAAAGCATTGAAAAACTTATAAGTGAATATAAAGGAGGACTTTTATTAGTTTCTCATGATAGAGATTTTTTAAATAATCTTTGTGATAATATATTAGAAATAGAAAATGGAAAAGTTAAATTATATAAGTGTGGTTATTCAAAATATCTTAAGCTAAAAGCTGAAGAAAGAGAAATTGAAAAAAGAGAATATGAAGAATATATAACTGAAAAAAAGCGACTTGAAAAAGCTATGATGGTGAAAGAAAATCAACGAGATTCTATTAGAAAAGCACCTAAAAGAATGGGAAATTCGGAAGCAAGACTTTTTAAAATGGGAGATCAGAAATCAAAAAAACACTTAGATGGAAATATAAAATCTTTAAAAAGTAGAATTAATCATCTTGAAGTAAAAGAAAAACCTATTTCTAGCAAAGATATTAAGATAAAAATTACTGAAGGTAATAAAATACCTTCCAAAACAGTAATAGAAGTAAAAAATTTAGATTTATATATAGGTGATAAACTTCTTATAAAAGATGGAAATTTTAAAATAAAAAACGGTAAAAAAGCAGCTATTATCGGTGAAAATGGCTGTGGTAAAACAACTTTAATAAAAGAAATATTAAGAAGAGATACAGAAAACATTAGATTATCAAAGTATATTTCTATAGGATATTTTGATCAAGACCAAGACATTTTAGATAAAGACAAAACAATATTAGATAATATAAAATCAACTAGTTCTTATGATGAAAGCTTTATGAGAATACAATTAGCTGGATTTGGGTTTAAAGGAGACACTATATACAAAAATGTTTCTATATTAAGTGGAGGAGAAAGGGTTAAAGTTGCACTTTGCAAAATAATTTTAAGTGATACTAATACTTTGATTTTAGATGAACCTACCAATTATTTAGATATAAAATCTATTGAAGCTTTAGAAAAGGCACTTATTAATACAGACAAAACAATTGTAATGATATCTCATGATAGATCTTTTATTTCTAGTATATGTAATTATATAATTGAAATAAAAGATACTAAGCTAAATTGTTTTTCAGGTACTTATACTGATTTCACTGAAGAAAAGGTAAACTATGAAACTAAAAAACAGGAGAACCATAGTGAGCGTGAAAAAAAGGGAAACTTATTAATCTTAGAAAATAGACTTTCAAAAATAATTTCAGAGATATCTTTGGAAAAAGATTTGACGATTAAAGAGAAGTTAAATGAGGAATATATTAAATTATTAAACGACATCAAATTATTAAAAAAGTAA
- the thiT gene encoding energy-coupled thiamine transporter ThiT, translated as MQSLEWGKRFFETFSGFSGKMAEMLKSPLSILAIIAFLVIFIAVFKLKKIKLNPRTITQIGIALALSTILNIFRIYRFPQGGSVTLGCMVPILLLTFAYGKEIGFLTGFLYGLISLITDPFILHPIQMLFDYPLPYLAIGLAGYFRNNKTFSIFFAFFVKFLCHFISGVVFFGSFAPQGMGPIIYSLSVNVPIIGAEAIICIVIFKLIPIHRLLKSINPKYLLAVQE; from the coding sequence ATGCAATCATTAGAATGGGGAAAAAGATTTTTTGAAACTTTTTCTGGATTTTCTGGCAAAATGGCAGAGATGTTAAAAAGTCCATTATCAATTTTAGCAATAATAGCTTTTTTAGTTATATTTATTGCTGTCTTTAAACTGAAAAAAATTAAATTAAACCCAAGAACAATAACTCAAATTGGAATTGCGCTTGCTCTTTCTACTATTCTCAATATTTTTAGAATATATAGGTTTCCACAAGGTGGCAGTGTGACTTTAGGCTGCATGGTTCCTATTTTATTACTTACATTTGCATATGGAAAAGAAATTGGATTTTTAACAGGATTTTTATATGGATTAATTTCCCTTATAACGGATCCTTTTATATTACATCCAATCCAAATGTTGTTTGATTATCCATTACCATATTTAGCTATAGGACTTGCAGGGTATTTTAGAAATAATAAAACTTTCAGTATATTTTTTGCTTTTTTTGTTAAATTTTTGTGTCACTTTATATCTGGTGTGGTATTCTTTGGTTCCTTTGCTCCACAGGGGATGGGACCTATTATATACTCATTATCAGTAAATGTACCTATAATAGGAGCTGAAGCTATAATTTGTATAGTAATATTTAAATTAATTCCAATTCATAGGCTATTAAAAAGTATAAATCCTAAATATTTATTAGCAGTTCAAGAGTAA
- a CDS encoding LiaF transmembrane domain-containing protein — MKGKSSLGIIFLVIGLGIFLEALNLWDFGNIISNYWPIILIVIGVKKLLEKSVSYVNGIVLILLGVMFQLRNLNILYNVSKFFWAGIFLLIGFYLLSYKESFRAKDRTFFGGQNSEDFVKTGAIFSGARTKNNSKAFKGGSITTIFAGVDLDLLDAQLGFDGAYIDVFVAFGGVDIVVPENWNVVITGIPIFGGWSNKTRNRNMNNGGPTLKVNCIAAFGGLDVKHYFD, encoded by the coding sequence GTGAAGGGTAAAAGTAGTTTAGGTATTATATTTCTTGTTATAGGCTTAGGAATATTTTTAGAAGCATTAAATTTATGGGATTTTGGAAATATTATAAGTAATTATTGGCCAATTATATTAATAGTTATTGGTGTCAAAAAACTTCTAGAAAAATCAGTTTCATATGTAAATGGAATTGTATTAATATTGTTAGGAGTAATGTTTCAATTAAGGAATTTAAATATATTATATAATGTATCTAAATTCTTTTGGGCAGGAATTTTTCTTTTAATAGGTTTTTATTTATTATCTTATAAGGAAAGCTTTAGAGCGAAAGATAGAACTTTTTTCGGAGGACAAAATTCAGAGGATTTTGTAAAAACAGGAGCAATATTTTCAGGAGCTAGAACTAAGAATAATTCAAAAGCTTTTAAGGGTGGAAGTATAACAACTATATTTGCAGGAGTAGATTTAGATTTATTAGATGCCCAGTTGGGTTTTGACGGCGCTTATATAGATGTATTCGTAGCTTTTGGAGGAGTAGATATAGTAGTTCCTGAAAATTGGAATGTGGTTATAACTGGTATACCAATATTTGGTGGATGGAGTAATAAAACTAGAAATAGAAATATGAATAATGGAGGACCAACTCTAAAAGTTAATTGTATAGCAGCTTTTGGTGGATTAGATGTAAAACATTATTTTGATTAA